CGTCCGGTGCGTCGCGGTGCCGGTCATGGGCGCGCCCAGCGAGCTCATCGGCGCCCTCTCGATCTCAGCGCCGGCGAATCGGCTCACGCGGCAGCGCTGCACGGAGCTCGTTCCGTTGCTGCGGCGCTCGGCGTCGGAGCTCGCCGCGGCCCTCCGCGAGAAGACCGAGCCGTCGGCGTGACCATACGCGCGGGGTTGCGCGGCGCGCCGCTCATCTCGGCGCTGACGGATCTTCTCGGGAGGGACAAGGTCCTGGGCACGCGCGAGGACCTCCTCATCTACGAGTACGACGGCGCGGTCGACACCGCGACACCCGACGCGGTCGTGCTCCCGAACGACACGTCCGACGTCGCGAAGCTTTCGCGCTTCTGCCATCAGAACGACGTGCCCATAGTTCCCCGCGGCGCGGGCACCGGTCTGTCCGGTGGCGCGATCGCCGTCGAGGGCGGCGTCGTCGTGTCCTTCGCGCGGATGTCGCGGATCCTCGAGATCGACGTGCCCAACATGCGCGCGGTCGTGCAGCCCGGTCTCGTCAATCTGCACCTGTCGACTGCGGCGGCGCCGCACGGCCTGTACTTCGTTCCCGATCCATCGAGCCAGAAGGCGTGCACGATCGGCGGGAACGTGGCGGAGAACTCCGGTGGTCCGCACACGCTGGCGTACGGCGTCACGACGAATCACGTGACCGGCATGGAGATCGTCCTCTCCGACGGGACCGTCGTGCGGCTCGGAGGGAAGGCCGTCGAGTACGACGGCTACGACCTCATCGGCGCGTTCGTCGGCTCGGAGGGAACGCTCGGCATCGTCACGGAGATCACCGTGCGCCTCACGCCGCTGCCCGAGGACAAGCGCACCATCCTGGCGGCGTTCCCGACGATCGACGGCGCGTCCGAGACGGTGTCCGCGATCATCGGCGCCGGCATCGTGCCCAGCGCGATCGAGCTCATGGACCAGCTCGCGACCGAAGCGGTCGAAGCTGCGGTCGGCGCGGGCTACCCGCTCGACGCGGGCGGCATCCTGCTCATGGAGGTCGATGGCCTCCGCGACGGTCTCGATGACGCGGCGACGCGCATCGAGGAGATCTGCCGCGCCAACGGGGCGACGACGCTCCGGCGCGCGGCGACGACGCTCGAGCGCGATCGGCTGTGGGCCGGACGCAAGGGCGCGTTCGCCGCGATGGGGCGCCTCGCGCCCGCGTACTACGTGCAGGACGGCGTGATCCCTCGAACGCGACTGCCCGAGGTGCTCCGCACCGTCCGGGAGGTCGCCGAGCGACACGGCGTGCGTATCGCGAACGTCTTTCACGCCGGCGATGGCAACCTCCACCCGCTCATCCTCTTCGCGAATATGAGCGAGCTCGAAGGCGTGAAGCAGGCGGGTCTTGAGATCCTCGAGGCCTGCGTCGCGGCCGGCGGCTCGATCACCGGCGAACACGGCGTGGGCATGGAGAAGAACTGCTTCATGCCACTGCAGTTCACCGCGGAGGATCTCGCGACGATGGGACGCGTGAAGACCGCGTTCGATCCGCATGGTCTTTCGAATCCGGGAAAGATCTTCCCTACTCCGGGCCGGTGTCGCGAGTTCCAGCTCGGCGCGACTCGGTGAACGCGACGACCACCGAGCGCATCCGTCCCACTGACGCCGCTGCGTGCGCACGGGCTATCGCCGACGCCGCGGCGGCGTCACGCAGCATCCGCATCCGTGGCGCCGGCACGAAGGACTACATCGGCGAAATGCTTCCGACCGACGCCGTGCTCGACACGACCGCCCTCGCCGGCGTCGTCGCGCACGTTCCCGCGGATCTCACCGTCACCGTGGCCTCGGGCACCCGCCTCGCCGACCTGCGGACAGCGCTCGCCCGCGCGGGACAGTTCCTTCCGCTCGATCCCCCGCACGCGGACGCGGCGACGATCGGCGGGATCATCGCGGCGAACAGCACCGGTTTCTGGCGGTCGCGCTACGGGGGCGTTCGTGACCTGCTCATCGGGACGACCGCAGTGCTCGGCGACGGCACGATCGCGCGGTCAGGTGGCCGTGTCGTGAAGAACGCCGCGGGGTACGACCTCAACAAGCTTTTCGTCGGCTCCCTGGGCACACTCGGCGTCCTCGTCGAATGCACCTTCAAAGTCCTTCCCGCGCCGCCGGTCAGCGCGGGCGCGCATGCCCAGTTCGCGGACAGCGCGGGTGCGTTCGCGGCAGCGGATGCGATCGCTCGTACGTCGGCGCGCCCGGCTGCGCTCGCGATCTCAGGCGGACCGGGCGGAGCGTGGGAGCTTCTCCTCCAGGCCGACGGCGACGCCGCGCCCGTCGCGCGCACGCTCGATCTCCTCTCACAGTCGGCACGCGCACAGGGCACGAGCGCGCAGCGCCACGACGGAGTTCCGGGTGTGCTGGCGACGCTCAACGAGATCTCCGGCAACGCCGACGGCATGGTCGTGCGTGCCGCGCTGCCGCTTGCCGCGCAACCCGCATTCGCGACCACCGCGGCCCGACTGGAAGGCTTCGCGCAGCTGGTGGCCGACGCGGCGAGCGGGATCGTTCGCGTCGTCGTGCGCGGCGACGACAGAGTCACGCTCGACGCGGCCGACGCGCTGATCGCAGCGGCGCGCGTGGTCGGAGGCTCCGCGCGGGTCGAGCGGCGACCAGATTCCGTGCGGGGTCGCCTGCGTGCGTGGGGCGACGCCGAGCCGGCGGGACTCTTCCTGATGCGACGCCTCAAGGAGGCATTCGACCCGCGCGGCGTCCTCGAGCCCGGAAGATCCGCAGCGGGATGACCGGCTACCCGAACGCCGACGCGCCGTCGCCCGAGCTGCTGCAGCGCTGCGTGCACTGCGGGTTCTGCCTGCCGACCTGTCCCACATACGCGGTGCTGGGCGTCGAGATGGACTCGCCGCGTGGACGTATCCGGCTGATGGAAACCGTTTGGCAGGGCCGCGTCGACGTCAAGAGCGATCCGTTCGAGCGCCACATGTACGGGTGTCTCGACTGCCGCGCCTGCGAGACCGCATGTCCTTCCGGCGTGGAGTTCGGGAAGCTCATGGAGGGCGCGCGCTCGCAGATCGAGGCCGCTCGGCCGCGCTCGACCACCGAACGTCTGGTCCGCATGATCGCGTTCCGTTTCCTCCTGCCGCGCCCCGCGGTGCTCGGGACCTTCGCCCACTTCTCGGTGCTTTCGAAACGCCTCGGCGCCGCGGCGGTCCTTCGTGCGGTCGGTTCTCGAGTCGGGCTCGCACGGCGACTCGCGGAACTGCTCGATCTCGTACCTGATCGCGCGTCGTCGCGCTCGTTGCCCGCCACATATCCAGTGCGTGGCGCGCGACGAGGGAGCGTGGCGCTCTTCACGGGCTGCGTCATGCGCGCGGCCTTCGCCGACACGAACGCCGCGACCGCACGCGTGCTCGCACGCAATGGATTCGAGGTGATCATCCCCGGGGACCAGACGTGCTGCGGCGCGCTCCACGCGCATGCAGGCGAGCGTGTGGACGCACGGGCCCTCGCGCGACGAAACATCGCGTCGCTCGAAGGACTCGCCGTGGACGCTTTCATCGTGAACGCCGCGGGCTGCGGCGCCGCATTAAAGGAGTACGGCTGGCTCCTGAAGGACGACCCCGCCTGGTCCGATCGCGCGAGCCGTTTCGCGTCACGCGTGAAGGACGCGAGCGAGTTCCTCGGAGACGCAGGCCTGACCGCTTCACCAGGTCCGCTCCGCCTGCGCGTCGCGTACGACGACCCGTGCCACCTCCTGCACGGGCAACAGATAAGGGACCAGCCCCGGGCGATGCTCGCCGCGATCCCCGAACTGAGAGTTCTGCCGCTCACCGAGGCCGACTGGTGCTGTGGGAGCGCCGGCACGTACAACGTCACACAACCGGAGCTCTCGGC
This is a stretch of genomic DNA from Candidatus Limnocylindria bacterium. It encodes these proteins:
- a CDS encoding FAD-binding protein, with the protein product MNATTTERIRPTDAAACARAIADAAAASRSIRIRGAGTKDYIGEMLPTDAVLDTTALAGVVAHVPADLTVTVASGTRLADLRTALARAGQFLPLDPPHADAATIGGIIAANSTGFWRSRYGGVRDLLIGTTAVLGDGTIARSGGRVVKNAAGYDLNKLFVGSLGTLGVLVECTFKVLPAPPVSAGAHAQFADSAGAFAAADAIARTSARPAALAISGGPGGAWELLLQADGDAAPVARTLDLLSQSARAQGTSAQRHDGVPGVLATLNEISGNADGMVVRAALPLAAQPAFATTAARLEGFAQLVADAASGIVRVVVRGDDRVTLDAADALIAAARVVGGSARVERRPDSVRGRLRAWGDAEPAGLFLMRRLKEAFDPRGVLEPGRSAAG
- a CDS encoding FAD-linked oxidase C-terminal domain-containing protein, with product MTIRAGLRGAPLISALTDLLGRDKVLGTREDLLIYEYDGAVDTATPDAVVLPNDTSDVAKLSRFCHQNDVPIVPRGAGTGLSGGAIAVEGGVVVSFARMSRILEIDVPNMRAVVQPGLVNLHLSTAAAPHGLYFVPDPSSQKACTIGGNVAENSGGPHTLAYGVTTNHVTGMEIVLSDGTVVRLGGKAVEYDGYDLIGAFVGSEGTLGIVTEITVRLTPLPEDKRTILAAFPTIDGASETVSAIIGAGIVPSAIELMDQLATEAVEAAVGAGYPLDAGGILLMEVDGLRDGLDDAATRIEEICRANGATTLRRAATTLERDRLWAGRKGAFAAMGRLAPAYYVQDGVIPRTRLPEVLRTVREVAERHGVRIANVFHAGDGNLHPLILFANMSELEGVKQAGLEILEACVAAGGSITGEHGVGMEKNCFMPLQFTAEDLATMGRVKTAFDPHGLSNPGKIFPTPGRCREFQLGATR
- a CDS encoding heterodisulfide reductase-related iron-sulfur binding cluster; the encoded protein is MTGYPNADAPSPELLQRCVHCGFCLPTCPTYAVLGVEMDSPRGRIRLMETVWQGRVDVKSDPFERHMYGCLDCRACETACPSGVEFGKLMEGARSQIEAARPRSTTERLVRMIAFRFLLPRPAVLGTFAHFSVLSKRLGAAAVLRAVGSRVGLARRLAELLDLVPDRASSRSLPATYPVRGARRGSVALFTGCVMRAAFADTNAATARVLARNGFEVIIPGDQTCCGALHAHAGERVDARALARRNIASLEGLAVDAFIVNAAGCGAALKEYGWLLKDDPAWSDRASRFASRVKDASEFLGDAGLTASPGPLRLRVAYDDPCHLLHGQQIRDQPRAMLAAIPELRVLPLTEADWCCGSAGTYNVTQPELSAKLLERKVGHITSSGAELVVTANPGCQMQIAAGLRAGHVPVTVIHLMDLLDRAYSDAER